A portion of the Pseudarthrobacter sp. L1SW genome contains these proteins:
- a CDS encoding sirohydrochlorin chelatase, producing the protein MNSPIMIACAHGTSNTQGAAEVNALRDAIAALRPGLDVREAYVDVQQPDLVDVVAGLPEGESAVVVPLLLSVGYHVKVDIARAVKSRPGSAAAAPLGPDPRLAELLDQRLREAGVTDNDVIVLAAAGSSNPNAAKSVEELLGQLQQLRSNRMVAAYGASAKPSVPDAVAMLREELEGGAGAGESAGAVDVGGRVVIASYLLAPGHFHDQLAKAGADVVTEPLLPSPVLAEIALERYDAAVAKMKETPAKAPEVERAAPAAAAPAGPEPETQEGGFFKAVRRFVTKYFPR; encoded by the coding sequence ATGAACAGCCCCATCATGATCGCCTGCGCCCATGGGACGTCCAACACACAAGGTGCCGCGGAGGTCAACGCCCTCCGGGATGCCATTGCCGCGCTGCGCCCGGGCCTCGATGTCCGGGAAGCCTATGTGGACGTCCAGCAGCCGGACCTGGTGGACGTGGTGGCGGGCCTGCCCGAGGGGGAATCCGCCGTCGTGGTTCCGCTGCTGCTCAGCGTGGGCTACCACGTGAAGGTGGACATCGCGAGGGCTGTGAAGAGCCGGCCGGGAAGTGCCGCGGCCGCCCCGCTGGGGCCGGATCCGCGCCTGGCAGAGCTGCTGGACCAGCGGCTGCGGGAAGCCGGCGTCACGGACAATGATGTGATCGTCCTGGCCGCCGCGGGCTCGTCCAATCCCAACGCGGCCAAGAGCGTCGAGGAGCTCCTGGGCCAGTTGCAGCAGCTCCGGTCCAACCGGATGGTGGCCGCCTACGGGGCCTCGGCCAAGCCTTCAGTGCCCGACGCCGTCGCAATGCTTCGCGAGGAACTGGAAGGCGGTGCCGGCGCGGGGGAGTCCGCCGGGGCTGTCGACGTCGGCGGGCGCGTGGTGATTGCCTCCTACCTCCTGGCGCCGGGCCACTTCCACGACCAGCTCGCCAAGGCCGGCGCCGACGTTGTCACCGAACCCCTGCTGCCGTCCCCCGTGCTCGCCGAGATCGCGCTGGAACGGTACGACGCCGCCGTCGCAAAAATGAAGGAAACGCCTGCCAAAGCGCCTGAGGTTGAACGCGCAGCGCCCGCCGCCGCAGCCCCCGCAGGACCGGAGCCCGAAACACAGGAGGGTGGCTTCTTCAAGGCCGTCCGGCGTTTCGTGACGAAATATTTCCCTAGGTGA
- a CDS encoding phosphoadenylyl-sulfate reductase → MSKHALGVDPVVAPAEAAAQVEATAATAVAEPAAPKLRSKEELKALAEAGAAELGWDAPARDVIAWVERNFELPAVAVACSMADAVLPALVADQMPGVDVLFLETGYHFPETYATRDEVAANLRVNVVDVLPENTVEQQDRLLGKDLFARDAAQCCALRKVAPLQRTLAGYELWFTGVRRDEAPTRTNTPLVGWDEKNGLVKVNPMAAWTFDQLVQYSDDNLLPVNPLLSQGYPSIGCQPCTRKVAPGDDPRAGRWAGTDKTECGLHV, encoded by the coding sequence ATGAGCAAGCATGCACTCGGAGTGGACCCGGTAGTTGCGCCGGCGGAAGCCGCTGCACAGGTGGAGGCCACGGCGGCAACCGCTGTTGCTGAACCTGCAGCCCCCAAACTCCGCTCCAAGGAAGAACTGAAGGCGCTGGCCGAGGCCGGCGCTGCCGAGCTCGGCTGGGACGCCCCGGCCCGCGACGTGATCGCCTGGGTGGAGCGCAACTTCGAGCTCCCCGCCGTCGCCGTCGCCTGCTCCATGGCCGACGCCGTCCTGCCGGCGCTGGTGGCTGACCAGATGCCCGGCGTCGACGTCTTGTTCCTGGAGACCGGCTACCACTTCCCGGAAACCTACGCCACGCGTGACGAGGTGGCCGCGAACCTCCGCGTGAACGTGGTGGACGTGCTCCCGGAGAACACGGTGGAGCAGCAGGACCGGCTGCTGGGCAAGGACCTCTTTGCCCGCGACGCAGCCCAGTGCTGCGCCCTCCGCAAGGTGGCCCCGCTGCAGCGCACCCTTGCCGGCTACGAACTCTGGTTCACCGGCGTCCGCCGCGACGAAGCGCCCACCCGCACCAACACCCCGCTGGTGGGCTGGGACGAGAAGAACGGCCTGGTCAAGGTCAACCCTATGGCCGCGTGGACGTTCGACCAGCTGGTCCAGTACTCCGACGACAACCTCCTGCCCGTCAACCCGCTGCTTTCCCAGGGTTACCCCTCCATCGGCTGCCAGCCCTGCACCCGCAAGGTAGCGCCCGGCGACGACCCCCGAGCCGGCCGCTGGGCAGGCACCGACAAGACAGAATGCGGACTACACGTATGA
- a CDS encoding polyprenyl synthetase family protein: MTNAADHSWTHAGHGLPGSEPSLNTTAIATGLQLPAGFAAIAGDPELGPAITTNLARVEKKLREAIANSDPLADATSRHLVEAGGKRIRPLLTLLCAHLGDASLPAVVQAAVVVELTHLATLYHDDVMDSAPFRRGAPTAHEVWGNSVAVLTGDLIFARASILVSELGSRALGIQARTFERLCLGQLHETVGPRPDEDPIEHYLSVIADKTGSLVAASGQLGAIFAEADPAFEPVLVEYGEKVGVAFQLADDVIDVTGIKVKSGKSPGTDLREGVPTLPVLLLRKAAADGDQSAVGLLQLIDGDLTSDEALAEAVAGLREHPVTAESWVVARRWADEAIAALAPLPEGVVKDSLSNFALAVVDRAS, from the coding sequence GTGACCAACGCCGCAGACCACAGCTGGACGCACGCCGGACACGGCCTGCCGGGCTCCGAACCCAGCCTTAACACCACCGCCATCGCGACGGGTTTGCAGCTGCCTGCGGGCTTCGCCGCCATCGCCGGGGACCCCGAGCTGGGCCCGGCCATCACCACCAACCTGGCCCGGGTGGAGAAAAAGCTCCGCGAAGCGATCGCCAACTCGGACCCCCTGGCTGATGCGACGTCGCGGCACCTGGTGGAAGCCGGCGGCAAGCGGATCCGGCCCCTGTTGACCCTGCTGTGCGCCCACCTTGGCGATGCTTCGCTGCCCGCGGTGGTGCAGGCCGCCGTCGTGGTTGAACTGACGCACCTGGCCACCCTGTACCATGACGACGTCATGGACTCCGCCCCATTCCGCCGCGGAGCGCCCACGGCGCACGAGGTGTGGGGCAACTCGGTGGCCGTCCTCACCGGGGACCTGATCTTCGCCCGGGCCTCGATCCTGGTGTCCGAGCTTGGCTCCCGTGCCCTTGGCATTCAGGCGCGCACGTTCGAACGGCTGTGCCTGGGCCAACTGCATGAGACCGTGGGCCCGCGCCCTGACGAAGATCCGATTGAGCACTACCTTTCCGTCATTGCTGACAAGACCGGTTCGCTGGTGGCGGCGTCCGGGCAGCTGGGCGCCATCTTCGCCGAAGCCGATCCCGCCTTCGAGCCCGTCCTGGTGGAGTACGGAGAAAAGGTGGGAGTTGCTTTCCAGCTTGCGGACGATGTTATTGATGTCACCGGCATCAAGGTGAAGTCCGGCAAATCCCCGGGCACTGATCTGCGCGAAGGCGTGCCCACCCTGCCGGTCCTGCTCCTGCGCAAGGCTGCCGCGGACGGTGACCAGTCCGCCGTCGGACTTCTCCAGCTCATTGACGGCGACCTGACCTCCGATGAGGCGCTTGCCGAGGCCGTTGCCGGACTGCGCGAACACCCCGTCACGGCAGAGTCGTGGGTGGTTGCCCGCCGGTGGGCTGATGAAGCCATCGCCGCGCTCGCCCCCCTGCCCGAGGGCGTAGTCAAGGACTCCCTGTCCAACTTCGCGCTGGCCGTGGTGGACCGCGCCAGCTAG
- a CDS encoding geranylgeranyl reductase family protein, translated as MKVLIVGAGPAGSTAAYYLAKAGIDVTVLEKTSFPREKVCGDGLTPRAVREIQKLGLPHPENDGWRRNKGLRLIAGGRTVELPWPEVSDFPQYGLIRTRLGFDEELARHAQAAGAAILERHSVTEALRNADGRVTGVRAALLDESGRRTGETLEFSADVVLAADGNSTRTAVSLGIQKRDDRPLGVAVRTYFSSPRTDDDWMEGWLELPGRDGKLLPGYGWVFGVGDRTSNVGLGILNSSKEFGKLDYKQVLREWTAGMPADWGFTPENQVGEIRGAALPMGFNRTPHYSPGLLLLGDAGGMVSPFNGEGISYAMESARFAAEFLVDASSRSASSGGTYDADAHLARYADYVRDQWGSHFTLGRAFAALIGKPAVMKLALRTGMPIPVLMRFVVRLLANLTDPSARGFEDRVIRVLESLVPATTNTSPAPADSNQRYPLQKVRVNP; from the coding sequence GTGAAGGTACTGATTGTCGGGGCGGGGCCAGCCGGCTCCACCGCCGCGTACTACCTTGCCAAGGCGGGGATCGACGTCACCGTCCTGGAGAAAACGAGCTTCCCGCGCGAGAAGGTCTGCGGCGACGGCCTGACCCCCCGCGCCGTCCGTGAAATCCAGAAGCTGGGCCTGCCGCACCCTGAGAACGACGGCTGGCGCCGGAACAAGGGGCTTCGCCTGATCGCCGGCGGGCGCACCGTCGAACTGCCCTGGCCCGAGGTGTCCGACTTCCCGCAGTACGGCCTGATCCGCACCCGGCTTGGCTTTGACGAGGAACTGGCCCGGCACGCCCAGGCCGCCGGCGCCGCCATCCTTGAGCGGCACAGCGTCACCGAAGCGCTGCGGAACGCCGACGGCCGCGTCACCGGCGTCCGCGCAGCGCTCCTGGACGAGTCCGGACGCAGGACGGGCGAGACGCTTGAGTTCAGTGCCGACGTCGTCCTCGCCGCCGACGGCAACTCCACGCGCACCGCCGTTTCCCTGGGGATCCAAAAGCGTGACGACCGCCCACTCGGCGTCGCCGTCCGCACCTACTTCAGCTCGCCGCGCACGGACGACGACTGGATGGAAGGCTGGCTGGAGCTTCCCGGCCGCGACGGCAAGCTCCTGCCCGGCTACGGCTGGGTGTTCGGCGTGGGGGACCGCACCTCGAACGTGGGCCTTGGCATCCTGAACTCCTCGAAGGAATTCGGCAAGCTGGACTACAAGCAGGTCCTGCGCGAATGGACCGCCGGAATGCCCGCTGACTGGGGCTTCACACCGGAGAACCAGGTGGGCGAAATCCGGGGCGCCGCCCTGCCCATGGGCTTCAACCGCACCCCGCACTACTCGCCCGGCCTGCTCCTCCTGGGCGACGCCGGCGGCATGGTCTCCCCATTCAACGGCGAGGGCATCTCCTACGCCATGGAGTCCGCGCGCTTCGCCGCCGAGTTCTTGGTCGACGCCTCCTCGCGCTCGGCTTCTTCGGGCGGAACGTACGACGCCGACGCGCACCTTGCGCGGTACGCGGACTATGTGCGGGACCAGTGGGGCTCGCACTTCACGCTCGGCCGGGCCTTTGCCGCGCTGATCGGCAAGCCGGCTGTCATGAAGCTCGCGCTGCGGACAGGCATGCCAATCCCGGTGCTGATGCGGTTCGTGGTGCGGCTCCTTGCCAACCTCACGGACCCGTCCGCGCGCGGTTTTGAGGACCGGGTGATCCGCGTCCTGGAATCGCTGGTTCCGGCAACAACCAATACATCGCCCGCCCCGGCAGACTCCAATCAGCGGTATCCGCTACAAAAAGTTAGGGTTAACCCGTGA
- a CDS encoding endonuclease domain-containing protein, whose amino-acid sequence MDINDYMIRHGGAARALQLKRAGFSRTMVSQVVGLGVLVKVRRGVYGLPRQDAMATALAAGGRLTCLSAAPVYGLWTLNSVTTVHVCRSHPSKTAGVKDHGRPRHPKHAWLPVVGLADVLLHALHCLPGPDALVMVQSAVGSGSISLDFLFAKCQGRRNGKARSVLDLVIPRADSVLEVLANAHFAKAGLRVRRHVFIPGVGEVDFLVEECLVVERDGSTHFEPRSVKRDQRRNNRSIVDGYLVLRYYYDDVVHSPEAMVAEVQAVLKLWQSGQFRGNSVGNFGLFA is encoded by the coding sequence GTGGACATCAATGACTACATGATTCGGCACGGAGGAGCTGCCCGTGCACTGCAGCTGAAGAGGGCGGGTTTCTCTCGCACGATGGTCAGCCAGGTTGTTGGGTTGGGCGTACTTGTCAAAGTTCGGCGGGGCGTCTACGGGCTGCCTCGCCAGGACGCCATGGCCACGGCCCTGGCTGCTGGCGGCAGACTGACCTGCCTCTCCGCGGCGCCGGTGTACGGGCTCTGGACGCTCAACAGTGTTACAACCGTTCATGTCTGCCGCAGTCACCCGAGTAAGACGGCAGGGGTAAAGGACCATGGCCGGCCCAGGCATCCAAAGCATGCGTGGCTGCCCGTTGTTGGGCTGGCCGATGTCCTGCTTCACGCCCTTCACTGCCTTCCTGGGCCCGATGCTCTGGTCATGGTGCAGTCGGCCGTGGGCAGCGGAAGTATCTCCCTGGACTTCCTGTTCGCAAAATGCCAGGGTCGCCGGAACGGCAAAGCGCGGTCGGTACTGGATTTGGTGATTCCCAGAGCAGACTCGGTGCTTGAAGTCCTGGCCAACGCTCATTTCGCGAAAGCCGGGCTTCGGGTGCGGAGGCACGTCTTCATTCCCGGAGTGGGCGAAGTGGACTTCCTCGTGGAGGAATGCCTTGTGGTCGAGCGCGACGGGTCCACTCATTTTGAACCGCGTTCCGTGAAGCGGGACCAGCGGCGCAACAACCGGAGCATCGTCGATGGCTATCTCGTCCTGCGTTACTACTATGACGACGTCGTTCACTCGCCGGAAGCAATGGTGGCTGAAGTCCAGGCAGTGCTGAAGCTATGGCAAAGCGGTCAGTTTCGTGGCAATTCCGTCGGCAACTTTGGCCTATTTGCGTAG
- a CDS encoding SRPBCC family protein → MVNVQTQIHINRPRAEVAEYAANPDNAPQWYVNIHSSQRLTSGPVAAGSRVAFTAKFLGRELSYTYEFVEYVPGEKLVMRTAQGPFPMQTTYTWTDDDGGTRMSLGNTGSPSGFSRLAGIFMAPMIRRETRKDLRKLKSILEGGH, encoded by the coding sequence ATGGTGAATGTGCAGACCCAGATCCACATCAACAGGCCGCGGGCCGAGGTGGCGGAGTACGCCGCCAATCCGGACAACGCACCGCAATGGTATGTGAACATCCACAGTTCGCAGCGACTGACCAGCGGCCCGGTAGCCGCCGGGTCCAGGGTGGCTTTCACCGCGAAGTTCCTGGGCCGGGAGCTGAGCTACACCTATGAGTTCGTGGAGTACGTCCCGGGCGAGAAGCTGGTGATGAGGACAGCCCAGGGCCCCTTCCCCATGCAGACCACCTACACGTGGACGGACGACGACGGCGGCACGCGCATGAGCCTCGGCAACACCGGGAGCCCCTCAGGTTTCTCGCGGCTGGCAGGGATCTTTATGGCGCCGATGATCCGGCGGGAAACCCGGAAGGACCTGCGGAAGCTCAAGTCGATCCTCGAGGGCGGGCATTAA
- a CDS encoding sulfate adenylyltransferase subunit 1 → MTTEAVLPADLETALPTTLFRFATAGSVDDGKSTLVGRLLHDSKAILADTLDAVARTSADRGFGGEKGGIDLALLTDGLRAEREQGITIDVAYRYFATDRRSFILADCPGHVQYTKNTVTGASTADAVVVLIDARKGVLEQTRRHLSVLQLLRVAHVIVAVNKIDLVDFSESVFREIEADVQQVGRELGLGSDGITDLLVVPVSALDGDNVVERSERTPWYTGPALLEVLETLPAADELESHLESFRFPVQLVIRPQGALAPDAVAAGLDVEAYRDYRAYAGQITEGSVKVGDKVSVLTPGQDPRTTTVVGIDFAGASLEEAAAPQSVAIRLAEEFDVARGDTIAAAGTVREASADLYAALCWLSPKPLREGQKVLVKHGTRTVQALVRNVSGKLDLASFKLEPASTLELNDIGNAQLRLAAPLPLENYLHHRRTGAFLVIDPLDGNTLAAGLVKDHPGDHEDERYSI, encoded by the coding sequence ATGACCACCGAAGCAGTTCTCCCGGCGGACCTGGAAACAGCCCTGCCCACCACTTTGTTCCGGTTCGCCACCGCAGGATCGGTCGACGACGGCAAGTCCACTTTGGTGGGCCGCCTCCTTCACGATTCCAAGGCCATCCTGGCTGACACGCTCGACGCCGTTGCGCGGACTTCGGCCGACCGCGGCTTTGGCGGGGAGAAGGGCGGGATCGACCTCGCCCTGCTGACCGACGGCCTGCGTGCCGAGCGCGAGCAGGGCATCACCATCGACGTGGCCTACCGTTACTTCGCCACCGACCGCCGCAGCTTCATCCTGGCCGACTGCCCCGGGCACGTCCAGTACACCAAGAACACGGTGACCGGCGCGTCCACTGCGGACGCCGTCGTCGTCCTCATTGACGCCCGGAAGGGCGTGCTGGAGCAGACCCGCCGCCACCTGTCCGTGCTGCAGCTGCTCCGCGTGGCGCACGTGATCGTGGCCGTGAACAAGATCGACCTCGTTGATTTCAGCGAGTCCGTGTTCCGCGAGATCGAAGCCGACGTGCAGCAGGTGGGCCGCGAATTGGGCCTCGGTTCTGATGGGATTACGGATCTGCTGGTGGTTCCCGTTTCCGCGCTCGACGGCGACAACGTGGTGGAGCGCTCCGAGCGCACCCCTTGGTACACCGGACCTGCGCTCCTCGAGGTCCTCGAAACCCTCCCTGCAGCCGACGAACTGGAAAGCCACCTGGAGAGCTTCCGCTTCCCGGTGCAGCTGGTTATCCGGCCGCAGGGCGCACTGGCTCCGGACGCCGTGGCTGCCGGCCTGGACGTGGAGGCCTACCGTGACTACCGCGCGTACGCCGGCCAGATCACCGAGGGCTCGGTCAAGGTGGGGGACAAGGTCTCCGTCCTGACCCCCGGCCAGGACCCGCGCACCACCACCGTGGTGGGCATCGACTTCGCCGGCGCCTCGCTGGAGGAAGCCGCAGCCCCGCAGTCCGTGGCCATCCGCCTGGCTGAGGAATTCGACGTCGCCCGCGGTGACACCATTGCCGCCGCCGGGACCGTCCGCGAAGCCTCGGCCGACCTCTACGCGGCGCTGTGCTGGCTGTCCCCGAAGCCGCTGCGCGAGGGCCAGAAGGTGCTGGTCAAGCATGGCACCCGCACGGTCCAGGCACTGGTCCGCAACGTGTCCGGCAAGCTGGACCTTGCCTCCTTCAAGCTGGAGCCGGCGTCCACCCTGGAACTGAACGACATCGGCAACGCACAGCTCCGGCTCGCTGCGCCGCTGCCGCTGGAGAACTACCTGCACCACCGCCGGACCGGCGCGTTCCTGGTGATCGACCCGCTGGACGGCAACACACTGGCTGCGGGCCTGGTCAAGGACCACCCGGGCGACCACGAGGACGAGCGCTACAGCATCTAG
- a CDS encoding nitrite/sulfite reductase gives MTDTALAGASADSAASKRPARTSRPAAKPHGQWKVDGKTPLNANETWKQEDDGLNVRERIETIYSKEGFDAIPGQDLHGRFRWWGLYTQRKPGIDGGKTATLEPHELEDKYFMLRVRIDGGALTTEQLRVIGQISVDFARDSADLTDRQNIQLHWIRVEDIPEIWTRLEGVGLSTTEACGDVPRVILGSPVAGIAKDEIIDPTPLIEELGERFIGNPLLSNLPRKYKTAITGHPSQDVVHEINDFALVGVRHPELGIGYDLWAGGALSTNPMLGKRLGAFVKPEQAADVWLGVTSIFRDYGYRRMRTKARLKFLMADWGPEKFRQILEDEYLGYKLADGPAAPKPTTPGDHIGVHEQKDGKFFIGATPLAGRLSGAALVKLADTLEARGSYRLRTTPHQKLVVLDVEKDQVEPLVAELDALGLSARPSVFRRGTIACTGIEYCKLAIVETKHTAATAVAELERRLADLAESGELPHALSLHINGCPNSCARIQTADIGLKGMMLPTPDGDPSPGFQVHLGGGLASNEREEAGLGRTVRGLKVYVDDLPDYVERVVRTFVAQRAEGQTFAEWAHAADEEALQ, from the coding sequence ATGACTGATACAGCTCTAGCCGGAGCGTCCGCGGACTCCGCTGCCTCCAAGCGCCCGGCCCGCACGTCCCGCCCCGCCGCGAAGCCGCACGGGCAGTGGAAAGTGGACGGCAAAACGCCCCTTAACGCCAACGAAACCTGGAAACAGGAAGACGACGGCCTCAACGTGCGCGAGCGTATCGAGACCATCTACTCCAAGGAAGGCTTCGACGCCATCCCCGGCCAGGACCTCCACGGCCGGTTCCGCTGGTGGGGCCTCTACACCCAGCGCAAGCCCGGGATCGACGGCGGCAAGACCGCAACCCTTGAGCCGCACGAGCTCGAAGACAAGTACTTCATGCTGCGCGTCCGCATCGACGGCGGTGCGCTCACCACGGAGCAGCTGCGCGTCATCGGCCAGATCTCCGTTGACTTCGCCCGCGACTCCGCCGACCTCACCGACCGCCAGAACATCCAGCTCCACTGGATCCGCGTGGAGGACATCCCGGAGATCTGGACCCGCCTGGAAGGTGTTGGCCTGTCCACCACCGAGGCCTGCGGCGACGTTCCCCGCGTGATCCTGGGTTCGCCCGTGGCAGGCATCGCCAAGGACGAGATCATCGACCCCACCCCGCTGATCGAGGAGCTGGGGGAGCGGTTCATCGGCAACCCGCTGCTGTCCAACCTGCCGCGCAAATACAAGACCGCCATCACCGGGCACCCCAGCCAGGACGTGGTCCACGAGATCAACGACTTTGCGCTGGTCGGTGTCCGCCACCCCGAACTCGGCATTGGCTACGACCTCTGGGCCGGCGGTGCGCTGTCCACCAACCCGATGCTCGGCAAGCGCCTGGGCGCCTTCGTGAAGCCGGAACAGGCCGCGGACGTGTGGCTCGGCGTCACCAGCATCTTCCGCGATTACGGCTACCGGCGCATGCGCACCAAGGCCCGCCTGAAGTTCCTGATGGCCGACTGGGGTCCGGAGAAGTTCCGCCAGATCCTCGAGGACGAATACCTCGGCTACAAGCTGGCCGACGGTCCTGCCGCGCCCAAGCCCACCACCCCCGGTGACCACATCGGCGTGCACGAGCAGAAGGACGGGAAGTTCTTCATCGGCGCCACGCCGCTGGCCGGCCGACTGTCCGGCGCCGCGCTGGTGAAGCTCGCGGACACCCTCGAGGCCCGCGGCTCCTACCGGCTGCGCACCACGCCGCACCAGAAGCTCGTTGTGCTGGACGTCGAGAAGGACCAGGTTGAGCCGCTCGTGGCCGAACTGGACGCGCTGGGCCTGTCCGCCCGTCCGTCCGTGTTCCGCCGCGGCACCATCGCCTGCACCGGCATCGAGTACTGCAAGCTGGCCATCGTGGAGACCAAGCACACGGCCGCCACCGCCGTGGCCGAACTGGAACGCCGCCTGGCGGACCTGGCGGAGTCCGGCGAACTGCCGCACGCGCTGTCCCTGCACATCAACGGCTGCCCCAACTCCTGCGCCCGCATCCAGACGGCGGACATCGGCCTGAAGGGCATGATGCTTCCAACGCCCGACGGCGACCCCTCCCCGGGCTTCCAGGTCCACCTGGGCGGCGGGCTGGCTTCCAACGAACGCGAGGAAGCAGGGCTGGGACGCACCGTCCGCGGCCTCAAGGTCTACGTCGATGACCTGCCCGACTACGTTGAGCGCGTCGTCCGCACCTTCGTGGCCCAGCGTGCCGAAGGCCAGACCTTCGCCGAATGGGCCCACGCAGCAGACGAGGAGGCACTGCAGTAA
- the cysD gene encoding sulfate adenylyltransferase subunit CysD gives MSTSLTEETQVTESAVSTRLSSLDTLESEAIHIIREVVAEFEKPALLFSGGKDSVVMLHLATKAFWPGKVPFPVLHVDTGHNFPEVIDFRDRTVERLGLKLVVGSVQEFIDRGELAERADGTRNPLQTVPLLDAIQQNKFDAVFGGGRRDEDKARAKERILSLRDEFGQWDPRNQRPELWNLYNGRHTVGQHVRAFPISNWTELDIWRYIERENIELPGLYYAHEREVFARDGMWRAVGEVSQPLPHEDVITKTVRYRTVGDMSCTGAVESDAYTVSDVVVEVAASTLTERGATRADDRISEAAMEDRKKDGYF, from the coding sequence ATGAGCACTTCACTAACCGAGGAGACCCAGGTGACTGAGTCCGCCGTCTCAACCCGACTCTCCAGCCTGGACACCCTCGAGTCCGAGGCCATCCACATCATCCGCGAGGTTGTTGCCGAGTTTGAGAAGCCTGCGCTGCTGTTCTCCGGCGGCAAGGACTCCGTGGTGATGCTGCACCTGGCCACCAAGGCGTTCTGGCCGGGCAAGGTTCCGTTCCCCGTGCTCCACGTGGACACCGGCCACAACTTCCCCGAGGTCATCGACTTCCGCGACCGCACCGTGGAGCGCCTGGGCCTGAAGCTTGTGGTGGGCTCCGTGCAGGAGTTCATCGACCGCGGTGAGCTCGCCGAGCGCGCCGACGGCACCCGCAACCCGCTCCAGACCGTCCCGCTGCTGGACGCCATCCAGCAGAACAAGTTCGACGCCGTCTTCGGCGGCGGACGCCGCGACGAGGACAAGGCCCGCGCCAAGGAGCGCATCCTGAGCCTGCGCGACGAGTTCGGCCAGTGGGACCCGCGCAACCAGCGCCCCGAGCTGTGGAACCTCTACAACGGCCGCCACACCGTGGGCCAGCACGTCCGCGCGTTCCCCATCAGCAACTGGACCGAGCTGGACATCTGGCGCTACATCGAACGCGAGAACATCGAGCTGCCCGGCCTGTACTACGCCCACGAGCGCGAGGTCTTCGCCCGCGACGGCATGTGGCGCGCAGTCGGTGAAGTCTCCCAGCCCCTGCCGCACGAGGACGTCATCACCAAGACCGTCCGCTACCGCACCGTGGGGGACATGTCCTGCACCGGCGCCGTGGAGTCGGACGCATACACCGTGTCCGACGTCGTGGTTGAAGTTGCCGCCTCCACCCTGACCGAGCGTGGCGCCACCCGTGCGGATGACCGCATCTCCGAGGCCGCCATGGAAGACCGCAAGAAGGACGGGTATTTCTAA
- a CDS encoding trimeric intracellular cation channel family protein yields MTFPFDIALVWLDLAGVFFFAVSGSLLAARKQFDIVGSLLLASLVSLGGGVIRDIILAVIPAAFTNPAYLVPPVLATVLVYFLFPAFQRFTSLLVLFDAGGLALFCITGTLKALSFGVNPLAAVLLGVTTAVGGGLLRDITANEVPQLFNPADLYAVPAFCGAALTGVLWVTGTFNALTACAVAAVVFAFRVLGWRRSWRIPLAVHGWHRTGAGSGEPQGRD; encoded by the coding sequence ATGACATTCCCTTTTGACATCGCCCTGGTATGGCTGGACCTGGCCGGCGTCTTCTTCTTCGCCGTGTCCGGGTCGTTGCTGGCGGCCCGGAAGCAGTTCGACATTGTGGGCTCGCTCCTGCTTGCCTCGCTGGTGTCCCTCGGCGGGGGCGTGATCAGGGACATCATCCTCGCCGTCATCCCGGCCGCGTTCACCAACCCCGCCTACCTGGTCCCGCCGGTGCTGGCCACGGTCCTGGTGTACTTCCTGTTCCCGGCTTTCCAGCGCTTCACGTCGCTGCTGGTCCTGTTCGACGCCGGCGGGCTGGCCCTCTTCTGCATCACCGGCACGCTGAAGGCGCTCAGCTTTGGCGTGAACCCCCTGGCCGCAGTCCTGCTGGGCGTCACCACTGCGGTGGGCGGCGGGCTGCTCCGGGACATCACGGCCAACGAGGTGCCGCAGCTGTTCAACCCTGCCGACCTGTACGCCGTACCCGCATTCTGTGGAGCCGCGCTGACCGGCGTGCTCTGGGTGACCGGGACCTTCAATGCGCTCACCGCCTGCGCCGTTGCCGCGGTCGTGTTTGCCTTCCGGGTGTTGGGCTGGCGGCGGTCCTGGCGCATCCCGCTGGCCGTCCACGGCTGGCACCGGACCGGGGCTGGCAGCGGCGAACCGCAGGGCCGCGATTAG